The Tissierella sp. genome segment TCTCTTTCTTCAGGTGCTTTGTCTATATGTGCATAGTCTATGAATTCACCTGTTCCAAATCTTTTGTTTAATACCATTGTTATAGCTGCTGTTAATGTTGTTTTACCATGGTCTACGTGGCCTATTGTCCCTATGTTTACGTGTGGTTTGGTTCTTTCAAATTTTGCTTTTCCCATTTCTTATTCCTCCTTAATTATAGATTATATAAATTAATTTGCTCTTATAGAGTCTCCCCTAGGAAGATTAACAAGGAAACTCATCCAAGTGTTCCTTGATTTTTGAATTATGGAGCCCACGACCGGACTCGAACCGGAGACCTCTTGCTTACCAAGCAAGTACTCTACCACCTGAGCTACGTGGGCATTTACTCACTGCTAGATATTTTACTATTTACTATATAAAATGTCAAGCATAGTTTATTCTTTGATTTCAAAACTTTTTTCCAGCTTCTTTTTCACTCTCTGCAAAGCATTGTCAATGGATTTAACATGCCTGTCCAATTCCTTTGCGATTTCTTGGTAAGACATTCCATCTACATATGACATCAATACTTCTAACTCCAATTCTGACAAAATTTCTGCGATTTTCCTCTCCATAAGACCTAAATTTTCCCTACCAATCATCAATTCTTCTGGATCACAAATAGCTATACCTGAAACAATATCTAATAATGTTCTATCTGATTCACCGTCATATATAGGCTTGTTTAGAGATATGTAAGAGTTTAGAGGAATATGTTTTTGCCTGGTAGCTGTCTTTATTGCGGTAATAATTTGTCTAGTAATACAAATCTCTGCAAAGGCTCGGAATGATGCAAGTTTTTCCTTATCATAATCTCGAATAGCCTTGTACAGCCCAATCATACCCTCTTGGATAATATCTTCTTTATCTGCCCCAATTAGGTAGTAAGAGCGCGCCTTGCATTTTACATAACTCTTGTATTTGTAAATCAAGTATTCCAATGCAAAATAATCATCCGTCTTTGCAATTTCCACTATTTCTTCATCTCGCATCATTTCTAATGCTGTTAATTCATTCTCCTTTTGCAATAACTGTAGTTGCATTAATCATCCCCCCAGTTTGGATATAATCCAATCAATTAAATTATAATTAATACAATAATATTAGTCAAGGTTATTCATCTTTGCTAATTAATTCGTTTAGTTTCTTTATTGTATTTTCATCTAATCTCCCTAATAATAAATCATTTCTTTTATTTTCTGTAATTCTCTTGCGTCTAATAACCTTTTTTTCATTAAATATCTCAATCTCCAATTCTCTGGCAGAAATTCTGGTTCCACCTCTTCCAAGAATTATTTGTTGTTCCATCCAATCTGATGTAGCTACCCTTACCCTTTTAAATTTCCCTATTTCGTCTAAGACCCTTTCTATAAAATGATCCGCCGTCTCATTTTCTTTAGTATAAATAACCCTTATTCCCTTATGATTTTGCTCAGTACCACTATTGCCTTTTACTAAATGGGCATCAAAAACAATTATTATTTCTATTCCTGAATAATGTTTGTATTCTAGCATTATATCTATTAATGCATCCCTAGCTTCTTCTAGGTTATCTTCCCTTGACTTTTTGAAGCGATCCCAAGAATTGATAATATTATACCCATCAACAAAAAGGTATTCTTTCATTCTTTTGTTCTTAGTGGCCATGGTTTTGCCTAAACACTTCATAAATCAATATAGCTGCAGCATTTGAAGCATTAAGAGATGATATTTTCCCTTCCATTGGAATCTTAACTAATACATCACATTTCTCCTTTATAAGCCTAGATATTCCCTTTCCTTCATTACCTATGACTAAAGCAATAGGTCCCTTTAAGGATGTATTAAAATGGTAATCTGTTCCATCTATATCAGCACCATAAACCCATAGCCCTTTATCTTTTAATTCTCCAATTGTATTTACAATATTATTTATCTTTGCTACAAGCATATGCTCAACAGCTCCAGCAGAACTCTTATATACAGTTTGATTTACTTGTGCAGCTCTTCTCTTAGGAATAATTACACCATGTGCGCCTGCGCATTCAGCAGTTCTAATTATTGCTCCTAAGTTATGAGGGTCTTCTATTTCGTCTAAAATTATTACAAAGGGAGGTTGGTTTCTTTCCTTTGCTCTTTCTAAGATATCATCTACTGTGGCATAATTATATGATGTGATCAAAGCTACTACTCCTTGATGTGCATTGCCCTCAGACATAGAATCTAATTTAGCTCTATCTACCTGCTGTATAATAATCTTTCTATCCTTAGCTATCCCAATTATTTTATTTATTGAACCTTGTAACTCGCCCTTTAATATATATAGTTTTTCTACTTCCTTATCTGTCTTCAATATTTCCAAGACAGGATTTCTTCCAACAACATATTGCTCGCTCACTTACTCACACCTTTCTATAATACAGTGAATAGCAAAAAACTATTCACTTTTCACTATTTTTTAAATTGCTCTCTTACTTCTTTAATTTTTCCACAGGTCATTTTTCCCTCGGGACATGGACCTTCTATACAGCCTGGTCCTGCATTTTTAAACAATGTTGGATAAACCGCCTTTACTTCTTTTAACATCATAATTGCAAGTTCTCTTATTTCCCATTGAGCCCTATTACAAGTTCTAAGTCTAAAGAAATTAATTAAAGTTCTGGCATTCATTGTAAATACTATTTTTGTCTCACAGGCATTTGGAAAAATATATCTTGCGTCTTCTATAGATTCCTTTTCAGACTTGGCTCTGGCGTCCTTATCATCAAGTCCATTTTCTATATGTTTTTTATAATGGTCTTTGAATAAAAGACTTACTAGTTCATCATAGTACTTTTGATCTTCTTCCATAGCTTTTACAAACAATTCCTTTGCTTTCTTATTGTTTTCAATAGCAGGCGGAATTATATATTCAAATTGATCTAGTTTTACATATCTTTGTGATTGTTGAGAGTAACTGGCTATTCTATGCCTTACTAGCTAATATATAATTACAAAATAAACACTATGTTATAGATAAAGGACATAAATCATTGCATCTAGTACAATATTTACTCATTTTACCATATACACAAGTATAATTTTGGGCTCTGTTTAGAGCTATTTTTTTATCTTCTTCTAAATCACCTGTTTTATCTATATCTATTATATGGGCTGCAATTCTGGCACTTTCTATAGCTTCTATTACAGATTCAATCGACGGAATATTTCCAGTATGTTCTTCTCTTGTTACAGTAGAAATAATATTAGTACATCCTTCTAATCCCATAATAGTGGCTCCAATGGTAGCAGAAACATGATCCATTCCTATTGACATTTCTGTAGGAATAGGCCCCAATGGCATAATAGGATATCCAGTTTTTTTTAAAATACATGATAGTTCTTTTATATGTTTTGGTTTTGCGTGCCCAGGAGACTCCAAAATGACACCAACTCCGTTACTATGAATTTCATCTGCTATTTTTATTTGCTCTTCAATCTCAAGCAATTGAGCCCTATCACATGAATCAAGTATATTGCTCGATCTAAAGGTTGCACCAATACTTAAAACAACGCTATTCTTTTTGGAATGTTTTATTATCTCAGGCAATAACTTAATATAAATATTCTCTTCTTTAAAGTTTCTTGATATAAGGTCTTTTAAAACCATTCCTCCGCCTCTAGATGTAATTGGAACTATCCTATTTTTTGATAAATCATAAATTTTTTTGTTTGCTGTTGGATGTATAGTTATCATTCCAACACCATTTTCAATTTGCTCAATTATAATATCAAGAAGTTCCTTCTCATCTAATTTATCATTTTTTTTACTCACAATATATATTGGCAGAGTTGCAGATATAAACGGAGTTTCATTAGCAATTTTATACCATAGGCTATCTTTAAAAGATCTTTTGACAATACTCAAATCTGTTAATATATCAGGTCCATTACTCATAGATTTAATTCTATCTATTTTTTCTAACTCTAATTCATAAGATTTTAAATCATTAGCTCCTATTAATGCATTTACTAATGTCTTAGTGCTTCTTCCAACTTCTACGAATCCTGTCTTTTTCTTTAATTTAACATCTTTCTTATTGTTATTAATTTCTATATTAAATCTTTCATCATCTAAAGTTATTTTGTTGCTAAATAAGTCTTTTATACATTTATCTACATCTATCATATTAGTAATATAGTTCTCATCCATTAACTTTTTATAATAATTATTTGCTTTTATTTCTAAGATCTCCATATTATCTTTATTATACAATATTTTTTTTATTGCATTATTTTCTCTATCTTCTTTCTTTAAAATTACCGGAATTAGATAGCAATTTTGATTAATAGCTAAATCAATTTCTGCCTCAGTTCCAATTCCACCTTTAAATACTACTACAATCTGAGCAGAATTTAGTAATTTTATCCTACATCTTTTTAAATCAGGAATAAGTGCAGGATCATTTGAATATTTTTCATTTGCTGAATATGGATTAGGAAAAATTCTAATTTTACTCATAATATCATTTTTACTATTTATATATTCTTCAGTAAAAGCTGCAATTACATTAGACCCTACCCCAGAAGATTGTCCACTTAATAATATAACTTCAGAATTTTTAGCTAGCAATTGTCCAAGTTCTCTATAATTTTCATCATTTGACTCGTGAGATCCTGTTACAAATACTGTTTTCCCTCTGGATTTTCCACTTATCTCCATAAGTATTTTTTCAAGTTCATTATAATCTCTTATTAATAAAGTAGAAATTCCAAATCTTTTTAAATCATTACACCATAACTCTTGCCTTTTTCTTTCTTCTTTATTTTTATAATTCTCCATTGTTATAAGAAAATGTTCTCTTGTGTGTTTTTTTATTAATCTTCTAGCACTTATTAATATATTATTTATATCTGGGTCTCTGAAGCTATAGCCAATAAATAAAAAAGACTTATTGGTTAAGTCCTCACTTAATCGTTGTGCCATGGCTGGTCGATTTAACAAAAAATCATCATAATCTTCTTGTGTTATTACTATTTCATCATATTTTGAACTTTGGATACATCCATGCATCTTTATTATTTCAATATCAGACTCTGCGATATTTCTACTAATAGAATCATCATTTGATTTTACAGATACATTAAAATCAGAAAATGCAGTCTCTAACAAAGTATCGTAATTGGTAGTCCATATTGTAGACACATTAGTCGTAGATAAATATTTATGATAATTGTTTATTTGAAATTTTTTATTAAAGGTTTTATAAATATCATGTAACAATGGACCTCTATTACCAGAATAACTATTAACTATAAATTGAGCAATCAAAGGAAAATCATCAGCACTTTCTAAATCAATTCCTAGTTGACTTGTCAATGGCAATAAAAGGTCAAACCAATTAGCCTTTGTAGAACTAGCAGATATTCCACTCCCTACAAATATTGCACCTTCACCTTTCTCTAATCTCTTAGACATTCTATCTATAAGTATTCCTCTATTCATTTTTTCCCCCTATAAACTAAATTTATAATTTAATGTAAGTGTTAAAATTATAATTAATATGTTTGTATTTTTTGATCTCACTCTTTTCTTTTAATATCCAATTTTTATCTTTATCTATATTAGGTAAAAACTTATTTGCTTTATACTCTTTATAAATCTTCGTTATAAAGATTTCATCACAATATGGCAAAAATTGATTATATATAGACTCACCTCCTATTATAAAAATATTATTACTATCATATTTTTTTAATTTCATTAATGTGTCTTCTACAGAATTGCAGACAGTTAATTCTGTATTATCAATAAATTTTTCTCTAGTTAAAATAAGATTTACTCTATTTTTTAAAGGTTTCTTTTCTGGTAAGGATTCAAAAGTTTCTCTTCCCATAACTACTACATTACCAATAGTTTTTTGCCTAAAAAATTTCATATCATCTGGTATTACTTCAAGTAGTTTTCCATCAAAACCGATTCCCCAATTTAAATCTACTGCAACTATAGCCTTCATATAACTCCTCCTAAATTGCTACGGGTATTTTTTTTACGCTCTCTCCATATCTATAATTTTCTAATTTAAAGTCTTCTATCTTAAATTCATAAAAATTCTTTACATCTTTATTTATAGTTAACTTTGGTGCTTCAAAAGCTTCTCTTTCTAGCAGTTCTTCTATAATAGGAATATGTCTATCATAAATATGAGCATCAGCTATTACATGGATTAGTTCTCCAACTTCTAAATTTGACACTTGAGCAAACATATGCATTAATATTGAATATTGAACTACATTCCAATTGTTTGCAACTAAAACATCTTGTGATCTTTGATTTAGTATCGCATTTAATTTATTCTCTATGACATTAAATGTCATACTATATGCACAAGGATATAGATTCATCTCAGATAAATCATTATGATTGTAAATATTAGTAATAATCCTTCTACTATATGGATTGTTTTTTAAATCAAATAAAACTCTATCTACTTGATCAAATTTGCCTTCTCTGTATTTATGTTTTATCCCTAATTGATATCCATATGCTTTACCAATAGTATCATTTTCATCAGCCCAACTATCCCAAATTCGACTATTTAAATCTTTTGTATTATTAGATTTTTTTTGCCAAATCCAAAGAATTTCATCTATTGCTGCTTTAAAATTTGTAGATCTTAAAGTTAAAATAGGAAATTCTTTAGATAAATCGTATCTATTAATAACTCCAAACCTTTTTATTGTATGTGCTTCTTTCCCATCTTCCCATTTAGCTCGTATAGTTTGTCCATACGAAGAAACTCCCTCACTAAGTATACTTTTACAGGTTTCTTTAAACACTTGATCTGCGTAACTCATTTGAACCCTCCAAATCTTTTAATAAATTTAGTTGTATTTAATAGATTATCTTTAAAATCCCTAACCAAAATATAATACAATAGGTCAATTTAGCTTTCATAATTTGGTTATTATATAAAATAATATATCCATTGAATATCTATATAATATATAATTATATTATATTTACCATAACATGATTACATGTAAATATCCCTAAGCATGTTCATTATATTGGTATATACAAATATAAAATTAATTATTATACATAGTATAATAATTTTGACTGTACCATATAATTTTTTACTCTATTTAGTAAAAAGCTTTCTATTATATATCTATTAAATTTGAGTAATGTTCATTAATTACTTTACTTATAAAATAAAATATTAATATTCAATTGCTGCTGCAATGATCTTTTCTCCATCAGGAGTATATCTTAGAAGTTCTACCTTTGCCATTTATATTCCCCTTTTCTTTAGTTAATTTTTATCTTTGATACTTCTTCAAATAATTCTGATATCCTCTTGTCTTGATTTGTCAAATAAAGGTATCCGAATAAAGCTTCTAGACCTGTAGCATATTTGTAGTCAATCATATCAGCGTTTTTAGGCATAGTATTAGTCTTAGCATTTCTACCCTTTTTTACAACAGTTTGCTCTTCTTCAGTTAGTATATCTTCTAATTCATGAATAATATATGCTTGAGACTTTGCTTTCACATACTTAATGGTTGCTCTATGCAAGTCTTTTACGGATAAACCCTTTTTAAGCAAATAGGTTCTGATTAGTAATTCATATACTGCATCTCCTATATATGCTAGTTGCAGAGGAGATAGCATAACTATGTCCTCTGCACTTAGTATTGTGTTCATATCTCTAAATAAATTATTATTTTCCATAGGCTATATATGTTTCCATTTCACTCCTTCTTGGGTATCTTCCAAGACTATGCCCTTTGCCTTTAGAGTATCTCTTATCTCGTCAGATAGCTTGAAGTCCTTATTTTTTCTTGCCTCAGTTCTTTTTTTAATAAGCTCTAATATTTCGTCCTCAAGAATTTCATCTTTTTTATTCAATATGCCTAGGACATGAGATAATTCTAATAATAAATCATAGGCTTTTTGCACTAATTTTTTAGATGATTTTTCGTCAAGATTCGTGTTTGAGAACTTCACTAATTCAAAGAGACTTGCAATTGCATCTGCTGTATTTAAATCATCTTCCATACTTTCAATAAAATCATTTTTAAAGCCTTCTATAACTGCTAGCCCACTGTTTCCAGCTTCATCTAATTCTTTGTCTTCAACCTTACCAAGTAAATATTCTAGATTTTTCTTTCCATTATACAATCTTTCAAGACCATTTTCTATTTGCTTCATTACATCTCTAGTAAAGTTTATTTGAGATCTATAATGAGCTGAAAGCAAGAAAAATCTCAGGATTTCCAAATCAAATTCTTGCGCAATATCCTTTACAGTAAAGAAATTACCTAACGATTTCGACATTTTTTGATTATCGACATTTAGCATTGCATTATGCATCCAATAATTAGCAAATGGTTTCTCCGTTAATGTTTCTGACTGAGCGATTTCATTTTCATGATGTGGAAATTGAAGATCCTCTCCTCCAGCATGAATATCGATTGTATCTCCTAGTAATGACCTTGACATAACAGAACATTCAATATGCCATCCCGGTCTTCCGTCTCCCCAAGGACTTTCCCAAGAAGGCTCCCCAGGTTTAGCTTTTTTCCACAGTGCAAAATCTATGGGATTATTCTTTTCTTCACTAATCTCTACTCTTGCGCCAGATATTAAATCATCAATATTTTTCTTAGACAATTTACCATAGTCTTTTGCCATATCTACATTAAAATAAACATTACCATCTACATTATAAGCTGCACCTTTTTCTATTAACCCTTCTATAAAACTTATCATAGGTTGGATAAAATCTGTAGCCTTAGGATGAATTGTTCCTTCTTCATATAAGTTTAAACCCTTGGCATCTTCCATAAATGCCTCAATATATCTATCAGCGATGACCTTTATTGATGTATTTTCTTCATTAG includes the following:
- the sigH gene encoding RNA polymerase sporulation sigma factor SigH gives rise to the protein MQLQLLQKENELTALEMMRDEEIVEIAKTDDYFALEYLIYKYKSYVKCKARSYYLIGADKEDIIQEGMIGLYKAIRDYDKEKLASFRAFAEICITRQIITAIKTATRQKHIPLNSYISLNKPIYDGESDRTLLDIVSGIAICDPEELMIGRENLGLMERKIAEILSELELEVLMSYVDGMSYQEIAKELDRHVKSIDNALQRVKKKLEKSFEIKE
- a CDS encoding NYN domain-containing protein, whose product is MATKNKRMKEYLFVDGYNIINSWDRFKKSREDNLEEARDALIDIMLEYKHYSGIEIIIVFDAHLVKGNSGTEQNHKGIRVIYTKENETADHFIERVLDEIGKFKRVRVATSDWMEQQIILGRGGTRISARELEIEIFNEKKVIRRKRITENKRNDLLLGRLDENTIKKLNELISKDE
- the rlmB gene encoding 23S rRNA (guanosine(2251)-2'-O)-methyltransferase RlmB codes for the protein MSEQYVVGRNPVLEILKTDKEVEKLYILKGELQGSINKIIGIAKDRKIIIQQVDRAKLDSMSEGNAHQGVVALITSYNYATVDDILERAKERNQPPFVIILDEIEDPHNLGAIIRTAECAGAHGVIIPKRRAAQVNQTVYKSSAGAVEHMLVAKINNIVNTIGELKDKGLWVYGADIDGTDYHFNTSLKGPIALVIGNEGKGISRLIKEKCDVLVKIPMEGKISSLNASNAAAILIYEVFRQNHGH
- a CDS encoding phosphomethylpyrimidine synthase ThiC yields the protein MNRGILIDRMSKRLEKGEGAIFVGSGISASSTKANWFDLLLPLTSQLGIDLESADDFPLIAQFIVNSYSGNRGPLLHDIYKTFNKKFQINNYHKYLSTTNVSTIWTTNYDTLLETAFSDFNVSVKSNDDSISRNIAESDIEIIKMHGCIQSSKYDEIVITQEDYDDFLLNRPAMAQRLSEDLTNKSFLFIGYSFRDPDINNILISARRLIKKHTREHFLITMENYKNKEERKRQELWCNDLKRFGISTLLIRDYNELEKILMEISGKSRGKTVFVTGSHESNDENYRELGQLLAKNSEVILLSGQSSGVGSNVIAAFTEEYINSKNDIMSKIRIFPNPYSANEKYSNDPALIPDLKRCRIKLLNSAQIVVVFKGGIGTEAEIDLAINQNCYLIPVILKKEDRENNAIKKILYNKDNMEILEIKANNYYKKLMDENYITNMIDVDKCIKDLFSNKITLDDERFNIEINNNKKDVKLKKKTGFVEVGRSTKTLVNALIGANDLKSYELELEKIDRIKSMSNGPDILTDLSIVKRSFKDSLWYKIANETPFISATLPIYIVSKKNDKLDEKELLDIIIEQIENGVGMITIHPTANKKIYDLSKNRIVPITSRGGGMVLKDLISRNFKEENIYIKLLPEIIKHSKKNSVVLSIGATFRSSNILDSCDRAQLLEIEEQIKIADEIHSNGVGVILESPGHAKPKHIKELSCILKKTGYPIMPLGPIPTEMSIGMDHVSATIGATIMGLEGCTNIISTVTREEHTGNIPSIESVIEAIESARIAAHIIDIDKTGDLEEDKKIALNRAQNYTCVYGKMSKYCTRCNDLCPLSIT
- a CDS encoding dihydrofolate reductase; the protein is MKAIVAVDLNWGIGFDGKLLEVIPDDMKFFRQKTIGNVVVMGRETFESLPEKKPLKNRVNLILTREKFIDNTELTVCNSVEDTLMKLKKYDSNNIFIIGGESIYNQFLPYCDEIFITKIYKEYKANKFLPNIDKDKNWILKEKSEIKKYKHINYNFNTYIKL
- the thyA gene encoding thymidylate synthase, translating into MSYADQVFKETCKSILSEGVSSYGQTIRAKWEDGKEAHTIKRFGVINRYDLSKEFPILTLRSTNFKAAIDEILWIWQKKSNNTKDLNSRIWDSWADENDTIGKAYGYQLGIKHKYREGKFDQVDRVLFDLKNNPYSRRIITNIYNHNDLSEMNLYPCAYSMTFNVIENKLNAILNQRSQDVLVANNWNVVQYSILMHMFAQVSNLEVGELIHVIADAHIYDRHIPIIEELLEREAFEAPKLTINKDVKNFYEFKIEDFKLENYRYGESVKKIPVAI
- a CDS encoding ribonuclease III domain-containing protein, with translation MENNNLFRDMNTILSAEDIVMLSPLQLAYIGDAVYELLIRTYLLKKGLSVKDLHRATIKYVKAKSQAYIIHELEDILTEEEQTVVKKGRNAKTNTMPKNADMIDYKYATGLEALFGYLYLTNQDKRISELFEEVSKIKIN
- the cysS gene encoding cysteine--tRNA ligase, whose translation is MKLYNTLTRKKEEFVPIVEGQVSMYTCGPTVYNYIHVGNARPMVIFDTLRRFFVYRGYNVKYIVNFTDIDDKMINKANEENTSIKVIADRYIEAFMEDAKGLNLYEEGTIHPKATDFIQPMISFIEGLIEKGAAYNVDGNVYFNVDMAKDYGKLSKKNIDDLISGARVEISEEKNNPIDFALWKKAKPGEPSWESPWGDGRPGWHIECSVMSRSLLGDTIDIHAGGEDLQFPHHENEIAQSETLTEKPFANYWMHNAMLNVDNQKMSKSLGNFFTVKDIAQEFDLEILRFFLLSAHYRSQINFTRDVMKQIENGLERLYNGKKNLEYLLGKVEDKELDEAGNSGLAVIEGFKNDFIESMEDDLNTADAIASLFELVKFSNTNLDEKSSKKLVQKAYDLLLELSHVLGILNKKDEILEDEILELIKKRTEARKNKDFKLSDEIRDTLKAKGIVLEDTQEGVKWKHI